The following nucleotide sequence is from Wolbachia endosymbiont (group E) of Neria commutata.
GAGCAAAAATTTATAAAGGATGATAAGATGAAGGTTTTTGATTTTATAAAATCAAGTGAGTTGAGCTTGAATTGTCCTATTAAATTGTCTGATTACAAGTTACTTGTTTTAGGTGGTGCAAATTAAATAGCTAAAAATGACTACCTCAGACGGTGAACAAAGTAAAGTAAAATACTCCAGGGTACTGTTTAAAATCTCTGGAGAGGCTTTGATGGGGTCACAGCCTTTTGGTCATGATATGGGTATAATAAGCCAGTTATGCAATGATATCGCCGATATTCATAAACTTGGAGTTCAGGTGTGTATTGTTGTTGGTGGTGGAAACATTTTTCGTGGAGCATCTGCTTCTTTGAGTGGCTGTGAAAGAGCAAGCAGTGATTATATTGGAATGCTTGCAACCATAATCAACGCTTTAATTTTACAGAACTTTTTAGAAAAAAACTCGGTAATTTCAAGAGTATTGTCTGCTATACCAATGGCCGCTATATGTGAATCTTACATCAGACGAAAAGCTATTCGTCACTTAGAAAAAGGTAGAGTGGTAATATTTGCAGCGGGGACAGGTAATCCATTTTTTACTACAGACACAGCTGCGGCTTTACGTGCTGTTGAAATGAATTGTGATGTAATTCTAAAAGGCACACAAGTAAGCGGCGTATACTCTGCTGACCCGAAAAAAAATGAGGATGCTGTAATGTACGACAGACTTTCTTATACAGATTTGCTGACACGCGATTTAAGAGTTATGGATGCATCAGCAATTTCGCTTGCGCGTGAGAATTCGATTCCGATTATAGTTTTTTCTTTGAAGGAAGAAAAAATAGTCAATATTATTAAAGGCAAAGGGACTTATACTATAGTTTCAGATTCTAAACAATAGGTAATTTATGTTAAATGAGATAAAAACTAAAACAAAAGATAGAATGTTAAAAACTATTCAATCTTTCAACGACGATATTAAAGGTGTCCGAACCGGAAGAGCTAGTGCATCATTGCTTGATGGTATAGTTGTAAATATCTATGGAGGGCACCAAAAACTCAGCCAACTAGCAGGTGTGTCAGTTACAGACAATAAAACTCTATCAATTAAAGTTTGGGATATAAGTGTTATAGGTGAAGTAAAAAATGCTATATTAAATGCTAATCTTAATTTAAATCCTGTGGCTGAGGGCAGCACCATACGTATAACCCTTCCAGACTTAACCCAGGAAACGCGTGAAAAATTAGTGAAATTATTGCACCAATTTGCTGAAAATGCACGAATCGCCATTAGAAATATACGTAGAGATATCATAGAAGAATTGAAAAACATGGAAAAAAATAAACAAATTTCGGAGGATGATTATCATAGCCTTCACGACGAAGTACAAAAAATTACTAATGATAATATAAAAAAGATTGATAGCGAATTATCCACAAAAGAAAAGGATATATTGAGTCACTAAATGACAAATGTATTGAACTTTGAGTCTTTACCAAAACATTTAGCAATTATTATGGATGGTAATGGTAGGTGGGCAAATAACCAAGGAAAAATAAAAGCTGATGGTTATAGAAAAGGCGGTGAGGTTGTATATGATATTGCTGAGTATTGTACAGCCCTTACTATACCTTACTTAACTTTATATGCGTTTTCCATGGAGAATTGGCTAAGGCCTAAAGATGAAGTTGATAGTCTATTTGATTTATTTTGCTCATTTTTAACTAATGAAGATAAAATAAACTTTGTTTGCAACTGTAACATTAGGTTGAATTTTATTGGTAACTTAAGTTTATTACCTATTAAAGTACTGGATCGAATGAAAAAAGTAGAAGAAATTACACACAAGAATGATGGTTTATTACTCACCGTAGCAATCAGTTATGGGGCGAAGCAAGAAATCATTCATGCTGTTAATAGTATTGCCAAAAGTAATATCGGTCAAATATCAGAAGATGAATTTAAAAAATTTCTGTATACTAAAGATCTTCCGGAGCTAGATCTTTTAATTCGAACCGGTGGGGAAAAGAGGCTAAGCAACTTTTTGTTGTTGCAAGCAGCTTATGCCGAATTACACTTTTGTGACACTTTGTGGCCTGATTTTTCTTGTCAAGATTTGAGTGAAGCATTAGAAGAATATAAAAAAAGAAAGAGGAGATATGGTAGATAATAATTTCATAATCAGGATGCTGTCTGCAATAGTGATATTGTTTATATTTTCTTTTGCTACATACTTTAGCGATTTATCATTTTACCTATTAATTTTTTCAATAGCAGTTTTATCTTCTTTTGAGTGGTATAATTTAACAGGAGGGAATAAAATTCTATACATTTTTGCATTATTACTAATTGCATTACCAAATGCTTCGTTAATACATTTGTATAATCTACCGCAGGGAAAATACGCGTTAGTATGGCTCATCTTAACCATCTGGGGAGTCGATGTTACTTCCTATTTATTTGGTAAGAATTTTGGTGGGGCAAAAATTTGTCCAATAATTAGCCCTGGTAAAACTTGGTCAGGACTTCTTGGCGCAATATTAGCTGGAATGGTGTGTACAATTTTTGGATCGGTATTTTTTGGCCTGTTTTCAATTCTTTACTCTCCAATCATTGGTCTTGCAATTGCTATTTTAGCACAACTTGGCGATTTCACTGAATCATTTATCAAACGAGCTTATGGTGTTAAAGATAGTGGAAGTATTATACCTGGCCACGGGGGAGTGCTCGATCGCATGGATAGCTTCATTTTTACCGCCCCTCTTATCGCTATTTATATAAGTTAAAATCTGACACTATAGCAAACCAATCACATTTTCGACTACCACCTTTCTGCTTGCAACTTCTTGATTTTCTTATCTTTTTTCTATAGACCTGCTGCAAAAGGAAAAAGAGGAGATTTTTGAAGGTTAAAAAAATGACCAGATTTATGTACTTTGCTTCTGTAAGTGGCTTTAAAATAAGATTTTTTTTCAAAATAAATTACTATAAAAATAGCAATCCCTTTTGCAGCAGGTCTTGTTTACTGCCAGATACTGGCTTTATGATTCCAAATTATTTTCTTCGATTTTTTCTAGCATCAATTCAGCAGCTTTTTGCTCAGCAACTTTTTTACTAGAAGCGCATGCAAAAACTTCACCATAATTTTCTATGCAAACTGATATAGTAAATTCAGGGATGTGTGCTGGTCCAGTTTGTTTTACAAGCTTATACTCTGGTAGAGGCAATTTGCTTTTTTGAGTCCACTCTTGCAATGAGGTTTTAGGATCCTGAGGAGGATTGAGTGTGTTTTTAGCTAACTTTTCCCAGTATTGAGTGATAAATCTTGCAACATTTTCAAATCCACCATCAATATAAATTGCACCAATCAGTGCTTCGAGCGCATTTTCTAAATTTTTTAAGTTACACTTTCCTCCATTACAGCGTTCACTATTATTCATGATGATAAAATCACTTAGCCCTATCTCTTTAGCAACGTTAGCAATGGTGCTTCCACAAACTAAATCTGTTTTTCTTCTTGCCAACGCTCCTT
It contains:
- the pyrH gene encoding UMP kinase, whose protein sequence is MTTSDGEQSKVKYSRVLFKISGEALMGSQPFGHDMGIISQLCNDIADIHKLGVQVCIVVGGGNIFRGASASLSGCERASSDYIGMLATIINALILQNFLEKNSVISRVLSAIPMAAICESYIRRKAIRHLEKGRVVIFAAGTGNPFFTTDTAAALRAVEMNCDVILKGTQVSGVYSADPKKNEDAVMYDRLSYTDLLTRDLRVMDASAISLARENSIPIIVFSLKEEKIVNIIKGKGTYTIVSDSKQ
- the uppS gene encoding polyprenyl diphosphate synthase, which codes for MTNVLNFESLPKHLAIIMDGNGRWANNQGKIKADGYRKGGEVVYDIAEYCTALTIPYLTLYAFSMENWLRPKDEVDSLFDLFCSFLTNEDKINFVCNCNIRLNFIGNLSLLPIKVLDRMKKVEEITHKNDGLLLTVAISYGAKQEIIHAVNSIAKSNIGQISEDEFKKFLYTKDLPELDLLIRTGGEKRLSNFLLLQAAYAELHFCDTLWPDFSCQDLSEALEEYKKRKRRYGR
- a CDS encoding phosphatidate cytidylyltransferase — protein: MVDNNFIIRMLSAIVILFIFSFATYFSDLSFYLLIFSIAVLSSFEWYNLTGGNKILYIFALLLIALPNASLIHLYNLPQGKYALVWLILTIWGVDVTSYLFGKNFGGAKICPIISPGKTWSGLLGAILAGMVCTIFGSVFFGLFSILYSPIIGLAIAILAQLGDFTESFIKRAYGVKDSGSIIPGHGGVLDRMDSFIFTAPLIAIYIS
- the rnc gene encoding ribonuclease III — encoded protein: MKNLNDAISKITDYKFTNEDILEEALTHPSVNRKNSQNQIISYERLEFLGDSVLNMVVSAMLFKLFSEEQEGALARRKTDLVCGSTIANVAKEIGLSDFIIMNNSERCNGGKCNLKNLENALEALIGAIYIDGGFENVARFITQYWEKLAKNTLNPPQDPKTSLQEWTQKSKLPLPEYKLVKQTGPAHIPEFTISVCIENYGEVFACASSKKVAEQKAAELMLEKIEENNLES
- the frr gene encoding ribosome recycling factor, with amino-acid sequence MLNEIKTKTKDRMLKTIQSFNDDIKGVRTGRASASLLDGIVVNIYGGHQKLSQLAGVSVTDNKTLSIKVWDISVIGEVKNAILNANLNLNPVAEGSTIRITLPDLTQETREKLVKLLHQFAENARIAIRNIRRDIIEELKNMEKNKQISEDDYHSLHDEVQKITNDNIKKIDSELSTKEKDILSH